The following are encoded together in the Raineyella sp. LH-20 genome:
- a CDS encoding DUF554 domain-containing protein — MFIGFGTLANVVTVVLGSSLGLWIGGRLPERTQRTVVDALGLITLLLGALSAADVRSPALRDAVGSTAPVLIVLGALLIGGVLGSLLDLEERLDAFGHWVRRRVVGRGATPGGDPDGRPSAANRFVNGFVSASLLFCVGPLTVLGTLTEGLGRGPEQLLVKSVLDGFSAIAFAAALGLGVLASAGMILVVEGLITLVGWTIGGALPEAHLMALSAVGGLILVGLSLRILNARKVPVVNLLPALVIAPALVALVDLLR, encoded by the coding sequence GTGTTCATCGGCTTCGGAACCCTCGCGAATGTGGTCACCGTGGTGCTGGGTTCCTCGCTCGGCCTGTGGATCGGCGGCCGTCTGCCGGAACGTACGCAACGTACGGTCGTCGACGCGCTGGGCCTGATCACCCTGCTGCTGGGCGCCCTGTCCGCCGCCGATGTGCGCTCCCCCGCCTTGCGCGACGCCGTCGGTTCGACCGCGCCGGTGCTGATCGTGCTGGGTGCTCTGCTGATCGGCGGGGTGCTCGGGTCGCTGCTCGACCTCGAGGAACGACTGGACGCCTTCGGTCACTGGGTGCGCCGGCGCGTGGTCGGTCGCGGTGCGACACCCGGCGGCGATCCGGACGGCCGGCCGAGCGCTGCCAACCGGTTCGTCAACGGCTTCGTCTCCGCCTCGCTGCTGTTCTGCGTCGGTCCGCTCACCGTGCTCGGGACGCTGACCGAGGGGCTCGGGCGCGGGCCGGAGCAGTTGCTGGTCAAGTCCGTCCTCGACGGGTTCAGCGCGATCGCCTTCGCCGCGGCCCTGGGTCTGGGGGTGCTGGCCTCGGCCGGGATGATCCTGGTCGTGGAGGGGCTGATCACGCTCGTCGGCTGGACCATCGGTGGCGCGCTGCCCGAGGCCCACCTGATGGCGCTGTCCGCGGTCGGCGGCCTGATCCTGGTCGGGCTCAGTCTGCGGATCCTGAACGCCCGGAAGGTGCCGGTGGTCAACCTGCTGCCCGCCCTGGTGATCGCGCCGGCGCTGGTGGCGCTGGTCGATCTGCTGCGCTGA
- the hisB gene encoding imidazoleglycerol-phosphate dehydratase HisB gives MTSRTAEITRETSESSVHVRIDLDGRGRTEISTGVPFYDHMLTALGKHGLFDLTVRTTGDVEVDAHHSVEDTAIVLGQAFLQALGDKKGIRRFADAYVPLDEALAHAVVDVSGRPYAVVSGEPDGQAYALIGGGNGAVPYAGSMTQHVLETFAANAQICLHLRLLAGRDPHHIVEAQFKALARALRDAVALDPRVEGVPSTKGAL, from the coding sequence ATGACCAGCCGCACCGCCGAGATCACCCGCGAGACCTCCGAGTCCTCCGTCCACGTCCGGATCGACCTCGATGGGCGGGGACGCACCGAGATCAGCACCGGGGTGCCGTTCTACGACCACATGCTCACCGCGCTGGGCAAGCACGGCCTGTTCGACCTGACCGTCCGGACCACCGGCGACGTCGAGGTGGACGCCCACCACAGCGTCGAGGACACCGCGATCGTGCTCGGCCAGGCGTTCCTGCAGGCGCTGGGCGACAAGAAGGGCATCCGCCGGTTCGCCGACGCGTACGTCCCGCTGGACGAGGCGCTCGCCCATGCCGTCGTCGACGTCTCCGGCCGGCCGTACGCGGTGGTCTCGGGGGAGCCGGACGGCCAGGCGTACGCGCTGATCGGCGGCGGGAACGGCGCGGTGCCGTACGCCGGGTCGATGACCCAGCACGTGCTGGAGACGTTCGCGGCGAACGCACAGATCTGCCTGCACCTGCGGCTGCTCGCCGGCCGCGACCCGCACCACATCGTCGAGGCGCAGTTCAAGGCCTTGGCGCGGGCGCTGCGCGACGCGGTGGCGCTCGATCCGCGCGTCGAGGGCGTGCCGTCCACCAAGGGTGCGCTGTGA
- a CDS encoding histidinol-phosphate transaminase, translating to MTARAAADVRLADLPLRPELVGEEPYGAPQLDVPVCLNVNENPYPPSPAVIEAIGQAAAAAAGSMNRYPDREALALRTGLAGYLNRSGYALTADNIWAANGSNEVMIHLMQAFAGPDRTVMTFPPTYSMYPEYARDTHSRYVTVPRRADFTLDLDAALAAIAAERPDLVIVCSPNNPTGTSTDLSVIARLCDATDGIVVADEAYQEFARAGTRSALDLLPDHPNLVVSRTMSKAFAFAGGRLGYLAAAPAVVDACRIVRLPYHLSAITQAVATVALDHADEMLSRVDDLRTERDKLVVWLGERGLATAETDANFVLFGRFVDRHAVFQALLDRGVLIREVGPEGWLRVSAGTPAEMDAFRTALLEVLPDCPRITEE from the coding sequence GTGACCGCGCGCGCCGCCGCCGACGTCCGCCTCGCGGACCTGCCGTTGCGCCCCGAGCTGGTGGGGGAGGAGCCGTACGGCGCCCCGCAGCTCGACGTGCCGGTGTGTCTCAACGTCAACGAGAATCCGTACCCGCCGAGTCCGGCGGTGATCGAGGCGATCGGTCAGGCGGCCGCCGCGGCCGCCGGGTCGATGAACCGCTACCCGGACCGTGAGGCGCTCGCGCTGCGGACCGGGCTGGCCGGCTACCTCAACCGGAGTGGCTACGCGCTGACCGCCGACAACATCTGGGCGGCCAACGGGTCGAACGAGGTGATGATCCATCTGATGCAGGCCTTCGCCGGACCGGATCGTACGGTGATGACCTTCCCGCCGACGTACTCGATGTATCCCGAGTACGCCCGCGACACGCACAGCCGCTACGTCACCGTGCCGCGGCGGGCCGACTTCACCCTCGACCTGGACGCCGCCCTGGCGGCGATCGCGGCCGAGCGCCCCGACCTGGTCATCGTCTGCTCGCCGAACAACCCGACCGGCACCAGCACCGACCTCTCCGTCATCGCCCGGCTGTGCGACGCGACCGACGGCATCGTGGTGGCCGACGAGGCCTACCAGGAGTTCGCCCGCGCGGGCACCCGCTCGGCGCTGGACCTGCTGCCCGATCACCCGAACCTGGTGGTCAGCCGGACCATGTCGAAGGCGTTCGCGTTCGCCGGCGGCCGGCTGGGCTACCTGGCCGCGGCGCCCGCGGTGGTCGACGCCTGCCGGATCGTCCGACTGCCGTACCACCTGTCGGCGATCACCCAGGCGGTGGCCACGGTCGCCCTCGACCACGCCGACGAGATGCTGTCGCGGGTCGACGACCTGCGCACCGAGCGCGACAAGCTCGTCGTCTGGCTGGGCGAGCGGGGTCTGGCGACCGCCGAGACGGACGCGAACTTCGTGCTGTTCGGCCGGTTCGTCGACCGGCATGCGGTGTTCCAGGCGCTGCTGGATCGCGGTGTGCTGATCCGCGAGGTCGGCCCCGAGGGCTGGCTGCGGGTGAGCGCCGGCACCCCGGCCGAGATGGATGCCTTCCGCACCGCCCTGCTGGAGGTCCTGCCCGATTGCCCCCGGATCACCGAGGAGTGA
- the hisH gene encoding imidazole glycerol phosphate synthase subunit HisH, whose translation MTGAVVRPTVALLDYGSGNLRSAFRALEANGADVTLTADREICLAADGLVVPGVGAFAACMEGLHAVGGDEVIRTRVAAGRPVLGICVGHQILFDRGVEHGRDAGGVGALPGVVERLAAQRLPHMGWNTVEAAEGSTLFAGGEDAWYYFVHSYGVHAGDDLLGVPGVRVTYATHETDRFVAAVEAGPLCSTQFHPEKSGEAGARLLRNWLGSLPVG comes from the coding sequence GTGACCGGCGCGGTCGTACGTCCCACGGTCGCGCTGCTCGACTACGGGTCGGGCAACCTGCGCTCGGCCTTCCGGGCGCTGGAGGCGAACGGTGCCGACGTGACACTGACCGCCGACCGGGAGATCTGCCTGGCCGCCGACGGACTCGTCGTGCCGGGGGTGGGGGCCTTCGCCGCCTGCATGGAGGGCCTGCACGCCGTCGGTGGCGACGAGGTGATCCGCACCCGGGTCGCCGCGGGCCGGCCGGTGCTGGGCATCTGTGTCGGCCACCAGATCCTCTTCGACCGCGGCGTCGAGCACGGTCGCGACGCCGGCGGGGTCGGCGCGCTGCCCGGTGTGGTGGAGCGGCTGGCGGCCCAGCGGCTGCCACACATGGGCTGGAACACCGTCGAGGCCGCCGAGGGAAGCACCCTCTTCGCCGGCGGTGAGGATGCCTGGTACTACTTCGTGCACAGCTACGGCGTGCATGCCGGTGACGACCTGCTCGGCGTGCCGGGTGTCCGCGTCACGTACGCCACCCACGAGACCGACCGGTTCGTCGCCGCGGTGGAAGCCGGGCCGCTGTGCTCGACGCAGTTCCACCCGGAGAAGTCCGGCGAGGCCGGGGCGCGGCTGTTGCGGAACTGGCTGGGGAGCCTGCCGGTCGGCTGA
- the ybaK gene encoding Cys-tRNA(Pro) deacylase: protein MAKHSKTHEATGTPALQAVVRAGIAHTLHEHAADMHARGELGPESARQMGVSPDRVFKTLIADCSGRLVVGVVPVSHHLDLKALARAVGAKKAQMADPAVAERSSGYVVGGISPLGQRTRLLTVVDDSALTQETMYVSAGKRSLKLEIAPADLVGLLDARVATIRTLD, encoded by the coding sequence ATGGCCAAGCACTCCAAGACCCACGAGGCGACCGGCACCCCTGCCCTGCAGGCGGTGGTCCGGGCCGGGATCGCCCATACGCTGCACGAGCATGCCGCCGACATGCACGCCCGTGGCGAGCTCGGCCCGGAGTCGGCCCGTCAGATGGGCGTGAGCCCGGACCGGGTGTTCAAGACGCTGATCGCCGACTGCTCCGGGCGACTGGTGGTCGGCGTGGTCCCCGTCAGTCACCACCTCGACCTCAAGGCGCTGGCCCGCGCGGTGGGCGCCAAGAAGGCCCAGATGGCCGATCCTGCGGTCGCCGAGCGGTCCAGCGGCTATGTGGTGGGCGGCATCTCGCCACTCGGTCAGCGCACGCGGTTGCTCACGGTGGTGGACGACTCCGCGCTGACACAGGAGACCATGTACGTGTCGGCGGGCAAGCGGTCACTCAAGCTGGAGATCGCGCCCGCCGACCTGGTCGGGCTGCTCGACGCCCGGGTGGCCACCATCCGCACCCTCGACTGA
- the dnaE gene encoding DNA polymerase III subunit alpha, with amino-acid sequence MAGSLDDSFVHLHVHSEFSMLDGAARVPDMFQRAEELGMPAIAVTDHGNMFGAYEFWKTSKNFDVKPIIGCETYMTPKTHRSERKRVQWGDGTGDDVSAKGAYTHMTLWSETTEGMHNLFRLESYASIEGFFYKPRVDRELLHRYAKGLIATTGCPSGEVQTYLRLGQYDNALASAAEFRDIFGKDNFYVEIMDHGLDIETRVREGLMRISKELNLPPVVTNDSHYVSKDDSHAHDALLCVSAGAHLADTNRFRFNGDGYYLKSPREMRELFREIPEACDNTLAIAERCEIGFDNAIGKFMPHFDVPAGETEESWFIAQVNQGLHDRYPDGISTEVRDRADYEIGVIQQMGFPGYFLVVSDYIKWAKAQGIKVGPGRGSGAGSMCAYALHITELDPIQHGLIFERFLNPERISMPDFDIDFDDRRRGDVIQYVTDKYGADKVSAIVTYGTIKAKQAVKDAGRVLGKPYSLGDQITKAMPDPVMGKDVPLQKLFDDKHERYLEGQEFRALYDAEPEVREVVDTAMGLEGLKRQWGVHACGMIMSSEPIMDVVPLMKREQDGQIITQFDYPSCESLGLIKMDFLGLRNLTILADALENITLNQDQEVVLEKLTLDDPATFKLLQAGDTLGVFQLDGGPMRALLRSMQPDCFDDISAVGALYRPGPMGADSHNKYARRKTGKEPVEPIHPELEEPLKDILGETYGLIVYQEQVMAIAQKLAGYTLGGADMLRRAMGKKKKKELDAQFETFKNGMLERGYSEESMQTLWDILLPFSNYAFNKAHSAAYGLVSYWTAYLKANFPVEYMAALLQSVKDDKDKMAVYLGECRRMGIEVLPPDVNESAAQFTPVGDAIRFGLTAVRNVGEHVVEEIIATRRECGRASSFNEFLDQAPLAVCNKRLIESLIKAGAFDSMGHHRRGLMECFEEAIDKITSRKRNEANGQDDLFGVFGAESDEADPTAVVVPDLEEWDKRTKLAFEREMLGLYVSDHPLQGMEPVLARLSDSGIEQILDEDGPKDGEQITIAGMITQVVRKQNKRGDLWALIYVEDLGGSIEVKCFNKVYQLVAPILAPDTIVQVRGTVRREEETVSIFAREVTLPNISDDPHGPIVITIPAVSCTPPRIEQLRDVLAAHPGATEVRVRLRGSGGTSVWRVQPGLRVDASVSVMADLKALLGPANVSAAG; translated from the coding sequence ATGGCCGGTTCGCTCGACGATTCGTTCGTCCATCTGCATGTCCATTCCGAGTTCTCGATGCTGGACGGCGCCGCGCGGGTGCCCGACATGTTCCAGCGCGCCGAGGAACTCGGCATGCCGGCGATCGCCGTCACTGACCACGGCAACATGTTCGGGGCGTACGAGTTCTGGAAGACGTCGAAGAACTTCGACGTCAAGCCGATCATCGGCTGCGAGACGTACATGACGCCGAAGACGCACCGCTCGGAGCGCAAGCGGGTGCAGTGGGGCGACGGCACCGGCGACGACGTCTCCGCCAAGGGCGCCTACACCCACATGACGCTGTGGTCGGAGACGACCGAGGGCATGCACAACCTGTTCCGGCTCGAGTCGTACGCCTCGATCGAGGGGTTCTTCTACAAGCCGCGGGTGGACCGCGAGCTGCTGCACCGCTACGCCAAGGGCTTGATCGCCACCACCGGCTGCCCGTCCGGCGAGGTGCAGACCTACCTGCGGCTGGGGCAGTACGACAACGCCTTGGCATCGGCCGCGGAGTTCCGCGACATCTTCGGCAAGGACAACTTCTACGTCGAGATCATGGACCACGGGCTGGACATCGAGACCCGGGTCCGCGAAGGCCTGATGCGGATCAGCAAGGAGCTGAACCTGCCGCCCGTCGTCACCAACGACTCGCACTACGTGTCGAAGGACGACTCGCACGCCCACGACGCCCTGCTGTGCGTCTCGGCCGGGGCCCACCTGGCCGACACCAACCGCTTCCGGTTCAACGGCGACGGCTACTACCTGAAGTCCCCCCGGGAGATGCGCGAGCTGTTCCGCGAGATCCCCGAGGCCTGCGACAACACCCTGGCGATCGCCGAACGCTGCGAGATCGGCTTCGACAACGCCATCGGCAAGTTCATGCCGCACTTCGACGTGCCCGCCGGCGAGACCGAGGAGTCCTGGTTCATCGCCCAGGTCAACCAGGGGCTGCACGACCGCTACCCCGACGGGATCAGCACCGAGGTGCGCGACCGCGCCGACTACGAGATCGGCGTCATCCAGCAGATGGGCTTCCCGGGCTACTTCCTGGTGGTCTCCGACTACATCAAGTGGGCCAAGGCGCAGGGCATCAAGGTCGGCCCGGGCCGTGGTTCCGGTGCCGGCTCGATGTGCGCGTACGCCCTGCACATCACCGAGCTGGACCCGATCCAGCACGGCCTGATCTTCGAGCGCTTCCTCAACCCGGAGCGCATCTCGATGCCCGACTTCGACATCGACTTCGACGACCGTCGCCGTGGCGACGTGATCCAGTACGTCACCGACAAGTACGGCGCCGACAAGGTCAGCGCCATCGTCACGTACGGCACCATCAAGGCCAAGCAGGCGGTCAAGGACGCCGGCCGGGTGCTCGGCAAGCCCTACTCGCTCGGCGACCAGATCACCAAGGCGATGCCCGACCCGGTGATGGGCAAGGACGTCCCGCTGCAGAAGCTCTTCGACGACAAGCACGAGCGCTACCTGGAGGGCCAGGAGTTCCGGGCGTTGTACGACGCCGAACCGGAGGTTCGTGAGGTCGTCGACACGGCGATGGGCCTGGAGGGCCTGAAGCGGCAGTGGGGCGTGCACGCCTGCGGCATGATCATGTCGTCGGAGCCGATCATGGACGTCGTCCCACTGATGAAGCGGGAGCAGGACGGCCAGATCATCACCCAGTTCGACTACCCGTCGTGCGAGTCGCTGGGCCTGATCAAGATGGACTTCCTGGGCCTGCGCAACCTCACGATCCTCGCTGACGCGCTGGAGAACATCACGCTCAACCAGGACCAGGAGGTGGTGCTGGAGAAGCTCACCCTGGACGACCCGGCCACCTTCAAGCTGCTGCAGGCCGGCGACACGCTGGGTGTGTTCCAGCTGGACGGCGGGCCGATGCGGGCGCTGCTGCGCTCGATGCAGCCCGACTGCTTCGACGACATCTCCGCCGTCGGTGCGCTCTACCGCCCGGGCCCGATGGGTGCCGACTCGCACAACAAGTACGCCCGACGGAAGACCGGCAAGGAGCCGGTGGAGCCGATCCATCCGGAGCTGGAGGAGCCGCTGAAGGACATCCTCGGCGAGACGTACGGTCTGATCGTCTACCAGGAGCAGGTGATGGCGATCGCCCAGAAGCTGGCCGGCTACACCCTGGGTGGCGCCGACATGCTGCGCCGGGCGATGGGCAAGAAGAAGAAGAAGGAGCTGGACGCCCAGTTCGAGACCTTCAAGAACGGGATGCTGGAGCGCGGCTACTCCGAGGAGTCGATGCAGACCCTCTGGGACATCCTGCTGCCGTTCTCCAACTACGCGTTCAACAAGGCCCACTCCGCGGCGTACGGCCTGGTGTCCTACTGGACCGCCTACCTCAAGGCGAACTTCCCGGTGGAGTACATGGCCGCACTGCTGCAGTCGGTCAAGGACGACAAGGACAAGATGGCGGTCTACCTCGGCGAGTGCCGGCGGATGGGCATCGAGGTGCTGCCGCCCGACGTCAACGAGTCCGCCGCCCAGTTCACCCCTGTCGGGGACGCGATCCGCTTCGGCCTCACCGCGGTCCGCAACGTCGGCGAGCACGTCGTCGAGGAGATCATCGCCACCCGCCGGGAATGCGGCCGGGCCTCGTCCTTCAACGAGTTCCTCGATCAGGCGCCGTTGGCGGTGTGCAACAAGCGGCTGATCGAGTCGCTGATCAAGGCCGGCGCCTTCGACTCGATGGGGCACCACCGCCGCGGGCTGATGGAGTGCTTCGAGGAGGCGATCGACAAGATCACCAGCCGCAAGCGCAACGAGGCGAACGGCCAGGACGACCTGTTCGGGGTGTTCGGCGCGGAGTCCGACGAGGCGGACCCGACAGCCGTCGTGGTGCCGGACCTGGAGGAGTGGGACAAGCGGACCAAGCTCGCCTTCGAGCGGGAGATGCTCGGCCTCTACGTCTCCGACCACCCGCTGCAGGGCATGGAGCCGGTGCTCGCCCGGCTGTCCGACAGCGGGATCGAGCAGATCCTCGACGAGGACGGCCCTAAGGACGGGGAACAGATCACCATCGCCGGGATGATCACCCAGGTGGTCCGCAAGCAGAACAAGCGCGGCGACCTGTGGGCACTGATCTACGTCGAGGACCTCGGCGGCTCGATCGAGGTGAAGTGCTTCAACAAGGTCTATCAGCTCGTTGCGCCGATCCTCGCCCCGGACACCATCGTCCAGGTGAGGGGGACCGTACGCCGCGAGGAGGAGACGGTCTCGATCTTCGCCCGGGAGGTGACGCTGCCCAACATCAGCGACGACCCGCACGGCCCGATCGTCATCACCATCCCCGCGGTGAGCTGCACCCCGCCGCGGATCGAACAGCTGCGCGACGTGCTGGCCGCCCACCCGGGCGCCACCGAGGTGCGGGTCCGGCTGCGCGGCAGCGGCGGAACAAGTGTCTGGCGGGTCCAGCCGGGGCTGCGGGTCGACGCCTCGGTGTCAGTGATGGCCGACCTGAAGGCGCTGCTCGGGCCGGCGAACGTGAGCGCCGCCGGATGA
- the hisD gene encoding histidinol dehydrogenase — protein sequence MLNIVDLRDQVDAAVDYATMVPRAPFDVTAALDIVAPVCQDVATHGVEALQRLSEKFDHVVPEHFRVPAEALQHALDGLDPLVRQAYEIAIERRRVVAYQELGPQQVDVEVATGAVISQKMIPVNRVGLYVPGGRAPLASSVIHNVVPAQVAGVAQIAVTSPPQADFDGLPHPNILAVCALLGVEEVYAVGGSQAVAMFAYGVPGLCRPVDMICGPGNIYVAAAKRYVQGRVGIDSEAGPTEIAIVADETAIASHVAADMVSQAEHDPMAGSVLITDSADLAARVDAVIATQAAQARHAERIGQALKGEQSGIVLVRDMDQALAVADAYAAEHLEIHTRDAEALAQRVTNAGAIFIGTWSPVSLGDYLAGSTHVLPTGGGAKHSSGLNVKSFLRAVHLIRYQQGATDAVAKDVIAFAESEDLPSHGNALRVRVEDPDGSRS from the coding sequence GTGCTGAACATTGTCGATCTTCGTGACCAGGTGGATGCCGCGGTGGACTACGCCACCATGGTGCCCCGCGCCCCCTTCGACGTGACCGCGGCGCTGGACATCGTCGCCCCGGTCTGCCAGGACGTGGCGACCCATGGTGTCGAGGCGCTGCAGCGGCTGTCGGAGAAGTTCGACCACGTGGTGCCGGAGCATTTCCGGGTGCCGGCCGAGGCGCTCCAGCACGCGCTCGACGGGCTCGATCCGCTGGTCCGCCAGGCGTACGAGATCGCCATCGAGCGCCGGCGGGTGGTCGCCTACCAGGAGCTCGGCCCCCAGCAGGTCGACGTCGAGGTCGCCACCGGCGCGGTGATCAGCCAGAAGATGATCCCGGTCAACCGGGTCGGCCTCTACGTGCCCGGCGGGCGGGCGCCGCTGGCGTCCTCGGTGATCCACAACGTCGTCCCGGCGCAGGTCGCCGGGGTGGCGCAGATCGCCGTCACCTCCCCGCCGCAGGCCGACTTCGACGGTCTGCCGCACCCGAACATCCTGGCCGTCTGCGCGCTGCTCGGTGTCGAGGAGGTGTACGCGGTCGGCGGCTCCCAGGCGGTGGCGATGTTCGCGTACGGCGTGCCCGGCCTGTGCCGGCCGGTCGACATGATCTGCGGCCCGGGCAACATCTACGTCGCCGCGGCGAAGCGTTATGTCCAGGGCAGGGTCGGCATCGACTCCGAGGCCGGACCGACCGAGATCGCCATCGTCGCCGACGAGACGGCGATCGCGAGCCACGTCGCCGCGGACATGGTGTCGCAGGCCGAGCACGACCCGATGGCCGGCTCGGTGCTGATCACCGACTCCGCGGACCTGGCCGCCCGCGTCGACGCGGTGATCGCCACCCAGGCCGCACAGGCCCGGCACGCCGAGCGGATCGGCCAGGCACTGAAGGGCGAACAGTCCGGCATCGTGCTGGTCCGCGACATGGACCAGGCGCTGGCCGTCGCCGACGCGTACGCCGCCGAACACCTGGAGATCCACACCCGTGACGCCGAGGCGCTGGCCCAGCGGGTCACCAACGCCGGGGCCATCTTCATCGGCACCTGGTCGCCGGTCTCCCTCGGCGACTATCTGGCCGGCTCCACCCACGTGCTGCCGACCGGCGGTGGCGCCAAGCACTCCTCGGGGCTGAACGTGAAGTCCTTCCTGCGCGCGGTGCACCTGATCCGTTACCAGCAGGGCGCCACCGACGCGGTGGCCAAGGATGTCATCGCCTTCGCCGAGTCCGAGGACCTGCCCTCCCACGGCAACGCCCTGCGGGTGCGGGTCGAGGACCCCGACGGGAGCCGGTCGTGA
- the priA gene encoding bifunctional 1-(5-phosphoribosyl)-5-((5-phosphoribosylamino)methylideneamino)imidazole-4-carboxamide isomerase/phosphoribosylanthranilate isomerase PriA, which translates to MKPLELLPAVDVRHGQAVQLVQGIAGTDKRFGDPLAAARRWQQAGSEWLHLVDLDAAFGEGDNADILAEVVAAVDMKVEMSGGIRDDASLERALSTGCTRVNIGTAALEQPAWCAEVIRTYGDKIAIGLDVKGDRLAARGWTREGGNVFEVLDRLDKAGCARYVVTDVRSDGMLSGPNLELLGAICARTDSPVVASGGVSSLEDLRQLAGLVSIGVEGVIVGTALYLGNFTVEEALDLTRSISAALEQ; encoded by the coding sequence GTGAAGCCTTTGGAACTACTTCCCGCCGTTGACGTACGCCACGGACAGGCAGTCCAGCTGGTCCAAGGGATCGCCGGCACCGACAAGCGCTTCGGGGATCCGCTCGCCGCGGCTCGCCGCTGGCAGCAGGCCGGCTCCGAGTGGCTGCACCTGGTCGATCTCGACGCCGCATTCGGCGAGGGCGACAACGCCGACATCCTGGCCGAGGTGGTCGCCGCCGTCGACATGAAGGTCGAGATGTCCGGCGGCATCCGCGACGACGCCTCGCTGGAGCGGGCACTGTCCACCGGCTGCACCCGGGTCAACATCGGCACCGCGGCACTGGAACAGCCCGCGTGGTGTGCCGAGGTGATCCGTACGTACGGCGACAAGATCGCCATCGGACTCGACGTCAAGGGTGACCGGCTGGCCGCCCGTGGCTGGACCCGCGAGGGCGGCAACGTCTTCGAGGTGCTCGACCGCCTCGACAAGGCCGGCTGCGCCCGCTACGTGGTCACCGACGTCCGCTCCGACGGCATGCTGTCGGGCCCGAACCTGGAGTTGCTCGGCGCGATCTGCGCCCGCACAGACTCCCCGGTGGTCGCCTCCGGCGGCGTCTCCAGCCTGGAGGACCTGCGCCAGCTCGCCGGCCTGGTCTCCATCGGTGTCGAGGGTGTCATCGTCGGCACCGCGCTCTACCTGGGCAACTTCACTGTCGAGGAAGCCCTGGACCTCACCCGCAGCATTTCGGCCGCCCTCGAGCAGTAG